The segment AGTAAGAGAGGAACTCACCTTTATCTCGGTCCATATCTAAGGCAGGGAGACATGGAGAAAACACAGATTGACACAGTGATACACTAAAGGACAACTTCATCACTTTTTAACCTCCTACCCATTATCTCTGTATTCAAATACAGCATGTATCCATTTCAAGAATTATATTTCAGGACATTTGTGCAACAGAGCTGAAACAGACTGATGAAATCTTCTGGTATGGTTGATTCACCTTTTCTATGGATCTGGATGGATGTGGAGACATCTGGTGGAAAGAAGAGGAACATGTCACAATTCAGCCAGAAATGGTGGATTGATAGTGCTGGTGCTGCATTCAATTGTACTAATATTTACAGGTACAAGATATGGACTGTAAGTTCAATACCTGATGCAACACAATTCATATAATATGCAATACTGTTATTTAATTAAAAATGTATCCTTTAAGACAAGTATTATTCAACTTTACTTTGCATTGTAGTAGTTGACGTTCCAAGTGAGATTGACAGAGAGCGAGAACCAATCTCATAAATGGTATCGTAGCATttgtcaacagactgtgggacgCAATGACTAACAAGGAATATTGGAGTGGAATACCAACCCAGTAGTCCTGCAGCCTCCCACAGTTTAGGCCCGTCTGTGATGCCTGGCATGGGGGCAAATGTGGCAGAGACAAAGGTGGCAATCTGGTCCACATCTGAGACTGGCTCTGTGTTACGGCCCTGTGGAGCTGGAGTAGGGGCGACGGACAGAACACTGTACAGGAATGTGGTAACCTGAGGTGGATGGGCATCAGTGGCAGACATGGTGGCATTCtctgaagagaaggaggagaggggtattataACTGGAGGGAGGACTGTTCTAACAGAGATGGGAAGGGGCGTGGCGGGTTTCCAAGGCTGTAGAGCAGGGGTGAGATCGGTTCTGACTGAGgtgggggtggtagtggaggtagtGGTTTTCACAGTTGTAGGGACTGTAGTCTTAACTGTGGTGGGGGATGTGGTAGGGATGGTCTTTACTATGTTGGGTGGAGGGGTGGTTGTGGTTTTCCCTGGTGCAGGAGCGGCAGCTGTTTTGAGCGAGTTGGCCAGGGGGGTAGAGAATATCCTGGCGGGAGGGGCAGGGGCAGTTTTAGGAGAgctgggaggaggggtgggggtttTTCCAGAGAGAGGGGCATGGACGGTTCTGGCGgcactggggctggggctggaggtgCTAGTCTTAGTGGTTCTCTTGGGGGATGGTGGAGCCACTGTTTTTGCTGGGCTGGGTGGGGTGGAGTCCTTTCTGGGTGGAGGTTGGGGAGGTGGATGCTTGGTGACAAGAGGGTCTGGCTTAGCTTCGTTACTCCTGGGCTTTTTCACAGGGATGGGGGAGGCTATTTCGGTGGCAGTAGTGTGGGCAactgtggttgttgtagtagCTCTACTAGTGGTGTTGGTTGTGGTGGCGGGTTGAGCTGTCGTAGTTGACGCTGTGGTAGGAATTTCATCTGCATCAGGCTTGACTACAACAAGGGAAGTAACAGGCGTGACAAAGTTGAACTTGAGGGAGAGGTTGGTTGCCTTCTCGCCCAGCAGTTTCTGCATGACCAGGTCGGtgctgctcagtttggccagcagCAGCTCTTTGATCGTGAAGTAAGCCCAGAGACGACGTACAAAGCTGGAGATCCCACCCATGCCCCCAGGGCAGCCCATGGAGTAGGCTGtcccattctcctctcctttagACACCAACACGTCGTTCTCGATCTTCACTTTCTGCTTAGAGTCACTGGCTGTCAGAGACACCTAAGAAGAGAATAGAAGAGAagcaaggagaggagaagggaagagaaaggaagagaagcaaggagaggagaagggaagagaagagaggagaagagaagggaagagaagagaagagaggagaagagaagggaagagaagggatgagaaaggaagagaagaggagaagagaagggatgagaaaggaagagaagagaggagaagagaaaggagaagagaagagaggagaagggaagaaaagggaagagaagatgagaagagaagggaagagaggagaagagaaatgAAGGGAAGAGAAatgaagggaagggaaaggaagagaagaggagaagggaagagaaaggaagagaagagaggagaagagaagggaagagaaatgaagggaagagaagaggagaagggaagaggagaagagaaaggaagagaagaggagaagggaagagaagagaagggaagagaagagaagagaggagaagagaagagaaatgaAGGGAAGAGAAATGAAGGGAAGAGAAATGAAGAGAAGCAAATAAAACAAAAGATTTATCAATATCAATATTTCCCCAAAAATTAAATGTTCCATCAACTCATGGTAAAAACAATGGACAATTACAACATGATGTGATACCAACCTTCAGATTCCTGACCCCTGGCTTGACCTTCCCTGTGACCACCAGCTCTGAGCCCTGGAAGTAGTTAGGGAAGAGGGAGCGGGTGACGTCGAAGGCCTGGTCGTCCAAGTAGGTCAGCTGGATGTCTGACAGTAGCGGGCTGGCTACCTCATCGTAGAATCCCTTCAACTGGAGAGCGGCGTCTGTGTCCTCATACACCATCCTCGCCATGCCACGGTTGTCCAGTGCCAGGCGCCGCAGCAAGGGGAAGTCGGCGTCGTCTCCGAAGGCCAGGCCAAACAGAGAGGCGGAACCCAGAGCGCTCTTAGCGTTGCTAAGGATAGAGTCCCCGGACGTCACGCCGATGGTAGCTTCACCGTCCGTCAAGAAGATGACCAAAGGGACCCGACGGAAGCCACCGGAAGAGGACGAGGAAGAGGCAGAGGGGTTGACCAGTTGGGCGGCTGAGAGGAGGGCCGCGTTGATGTTGGTCcctggaggatgagagagggaaggtggcGTGGAGAAGGGAAGGTGGCGTGGAGAAGGGAAGGTggcatggagaagagagggaggtgtggaggaaatggaggagagaggatgcagaaGAGGAGACAGAAGATGGAATACAGACCGTGTTTTAGCGGTCTTGTCAGGTTTCTGCAGATATAATGCAATTTGAGCACATCAGACTCAATACCACTCACATCCCTCGGCGATGATCCTCTTGACAAATTCCTTAGCGTCTCGTACGTTATTCGGCGTGGCCCTCACTGTGCGACCCTTCTTCCAGGTGAGGACCTTGTCTGAGAAGGTGATGATGTTGAAGTGGTCCCCTTCACGAAGGTCTCCCAGAATAGTGGACATTGCCTGCTTTGTCTGGTCCACACCAATACAGAGCGAGAAGAGAAATGATCATTTTATTGATATAATGTAGTGTCAATGTTGTCATTCTTGTCTAAATGAATGAGGTGTTGCTGGATGCAATTTGAGAGGGGTAAAACATCTACTGTACCTGTTTGATCTTGGTGCCAATCATGGAGCCACTGACATCAATGACAAAGATGACATCCTTGGGGACCACAGGAAGCCCCCGAGGTGCAAAGTAGTGGGCAAAGTATCCATCAAACACCTGAGGCAGGCCAACAGAAGAGAATAATCCCTCATTGGATTAGATGATTGCCTCGCTAGATACCGTCTTTGTACAGTATTTGTTGTGTAAGAGTTTGTGCCTACACAGTGTGTAGTGCTTGCGCGTATGTGTGTTTCGTGCGCTGACCTGGATGTCTCCCATGAGGTCGCTGAGCTCTACATCGTACTGGATGATGTAGTCAGCGTTGAGTCCCTTCGAGGAGACACTGCTCTGCTGCTGCAGGCTGGGGTTGTAATGAACACGGGCACAACAAGGGTTCTGCTGGATCTCAGTGGAGGCCGGGGCTTCTGACTCACCTGGATGGGAGAGGAAGACCAGAGAACACCCATGTCACTGTGCATGTTTGAGGCGTACTACATGTACGTTGCATCCTACTATACAATACCTACTCATCACTGTGATCCAGATGAGTGATCATGCAACTTGCCTTGTTCAAACTGATCCCCTCAAACATGCTGCTTGTGTCAAAACTAGCACTGCTTACTTTGACGATAAACAATAACTGCTGCCTTTTCCTATGTTACCTGTGACAGTGTTGGAGAGCCGTCGGCTGGACTTCAGCGGGAGGACCTTGACGAAGCGGAGTCCCGTCCTCTCTGCTATGCTGACATCCAGGGTGAGATTAGTGACCAGTCCTCCAGGCCTCAGGCCCAGGATCAGTTCATAGCGACCCAACCTGCGGGGCAACAGCTCCTCGTAGGACAGCGAGAAGGAAATCCGGCTCCCAGAGGGAACACTCACCGCCATGCGGAACTTCtcgatctccctctccctgaggtGAAGACACAGCAAGAGAGAGGTATTGGAGTGGTGGCGGTGGTAACTGGTGAAAGAATGACTTGGAAAACTGTGGTGAAATGGAAAGAATTTGAAGCAGGCAAGTACAACTGATCTGAGTAGAAGTGCTAAAAGATTTAAATGAGTGTGGTGGGTGACGGGTGTCCATACGTCTACAATACAGCTGCGTTGTTGTACTTTTCCCCACATAAAACAAAGAAATCCGAAATAAAACACATATCAAAGATGGATTGTGGTATGAAATACTTTCTCAGACTGACTTGGTGGCAACGAGTCCAGCTGTTTTCCCTTGCTTCTTGGCTGCGTCATAGATCTTCCtggccacactcctctccttcacctgggCGATGTGCACTTTGCCATTGGAGgtgctgggggcagagggaagGATGAGGTAACATGTGCAACTCGCAATGGTCAGACTATGTTAAGGAACAGGCATTGGCCTCATGGACGGAAAATATCTAGGTTTATCTGCGGTAAACAAAACTTCCTTGACGGCAATTACTTACACGGTTAGTCACATGTTACAAGGCAACAACGTACTTCACCGCATTTGTGTTAGACTCAGATGGAGGACAAACGTGTATCGTGCTGGTTTACAGATTAAGTTCAAAACCTGCTCGAGAGGAAAGGTAGGGTGAAGCGAAGGGTGAGAGGAAGGAGTCATTCCCCTCTGAAAATATGAGCTCTGTGAGCTCTGGTCCATGATTTGGTTGGGAAATGGTTCGCTGTAGGTTCTGCGGAGGCCATGAAAGGGTCTCAGGGCGTTATAATATCTCTTTTCAGTAAccatgtttacatcccaaatgacaccctattccatatagtagACTACTTTTGACCTGACCGTTATGTGTTTGGATAGGAGACGCACTCATGATAACTGAAAAATGACACTCGGAAACCCCCTCCATGGCCCCTGGAGAACCTACTCCATACCCAACCATTTCCCAACCAAACTGGACCAGAGCTCACACACCCTAATCCAAACCATACAGTTCCTAAATTCTCACCGCCTTTCTGTCACATGTGATGAAGTGCTAAAATAAGGTCATGTCctttgaaaaaaatgtttttaaataaaaaCCAACAGGGACCAACCAAAATAAATCTCCAGCCTTGAAGCAGGTCTTGTTCCGGACACAGAGCAGAAGGAAATGGTGGGTTTAGCAGGATGGAAAATAGAGGggcctgtatgtatgtgtggctGAGAGGGAGTGGGAACTGGAAACGGCTGCCCATGAGTGACCTACACACAGAACACAAGGCCCCTCAGTCTCACGTTGTGAAACGCCACTGAACTAAAGAAACACATTCACCACAGTTATTTTCCTTCTGGGTTAATTGGTGaagtgtcgtgtgtgtgtgttccagcttGCACAGAACGTTCTGAAAAACCAAAAGTTTCTTAGAGCTTGATAagagcgtggttgtcctatgCTAATGATCCAGAtagtcaactagtctaaagaaggccagttttattgcttctttaatcagaccaacagttttcagctgtgctaacataattgcaaaagggttttctaacgttcaattatccttttaaaatgataaacttggattagcaaatacaacgtgccattggaacactggagtgttggttgctgataatgggcctctgtacccctatgtagatattccattaaaaaaaaatcagccgtttccagctacaatagtcatttacaacattaacaatgtctacactgtatttctgatcaaaccctaaccctaagtgaccccaaactaaccctaagtgaccccaaactaaccctaagtgaccccaaacttttgaacggtagtgtacattcccacaacttccaaggaactgtgtgtgtgtgtgcgtgcgtgtgctcgTACGTGTGACAGAGAAAGATGTGTGATATTATATGCATGCATCAGAGAGTTAGTCCGCATGTAAAACGGTCTATTTTCAAGTGTTTACATCCCCCATTTGATTACATGTAAATGGATATGTGTGTTGGCTATGTGTGTCAgaatgtgtttgcatgtgtgtgcgtgcaggtcTGCGTAGCATGTGTACCTTGGCTTGTTTATATGTACCTTGGTAAACTTCGCAggcgggggggtgggggggggggggggtggggtggacagGGCGTGCTTCTGTCATTTTCTCTACTAACTATTTTACATATTTACAAAGCATGGTATTCATCTGCTTTTAAGATCCCCCCCAGACTCCTCCCTCTTCTGACCCAAACCCAACCCCAGGCTCCTCGTTGGGTCTTTAATGTTGACTTATTTATCTTGTTTATATTTAGCATTTTTTAAAGGAGAGTGGCAGAGTGGTTTCCAGCCTTCTTAGTAATCAAATTATGTGTCTCCCCTCCACACCCAACAGAATGTCAGTTCCTGACATAATTCCTCTGAAATGTGTATTTTGGGGAGTATGTCCGGAAACCGCAGACCTCACTGGCATTTGGGATTTATTTTGTTCATTTACTACCAAGCTTTACCCTCCTTTTAATTTTTTAGGACCTCTTATCTTAAACTTTACCCCCCTTCACAgacaaaaataaatgtatttttgacCCTGAAGAATATTCGCCCGAGTGCCATTCTGTTTGTGCTATtatgccaactccttgtcactcatCGTCAAGCAGCAAGAGTTGGCAAGAGAGAAGAAGCTGGCACCCAGGATAGAGGGATTACATCATTCCAAGGGAAAGAACAATTAATTTGATTATAGGCCCACTTCCTGGGATGAAGTGACTAAAAGAAaaatagagatgagagagagagagagagagagagagagaacgagctgGCTGGTTCTCACTCATGGCCTCTCCTGCtgcctgtgagcttgtgtgagtGAGGGgtacaaaaaacaacatttcctCCTCTTGGGATGATAAAGTAAACTTCACTTGACTTAAAGTGTGTGACTGACTCACATTGTGAAGTTGGAGATGAATGCTGCTGATGGCAGGTCCACCTCAAAGGCTGCCTCCTTGGTGACAGCTAGCTGGTTCCACACAGAGCTCTGGATGGTGGTGTGGGAGTAGCGAGACATGACAGAACACCTCACATGGTAGTCTGTCACCTTCAGCTGGGAACAGATGAATCCATCAAACCGTCAGCAAAGAACATACACATTTGATCTGATGAAATCGCTATATAGCTACCCAAGTACAAAGCCAATAGCGACCTCATCAAGAGGTTTGGACCTCTTGGTGTAATTGCTAAGGTGTTTGACTGACAGTTGCAGAGACGCAGGTTTGAGTACTGATGGGGCTCTTTTGTAAATGAAAATCCAAGTATTACTAGGCTTTTTTTAACCAGACTTCAGTGCCTTGACAAGTTTAGACAAATGTTACAAAGCCACACTCTGCAAGATATCCCTCCCACCCCGTTGTTTACTTGGATAATTCTGGGCCCTGCTGGGACCAATCTGGTCAGCTGGGCCACATTACTGCCAGGTCGGGACACAGCCAGACCTGAGCTACTGAGAGACTAACAGACCTGTTTCTAGATACTTACCAGTATCAAAGACAGTGGACAAGCTTTCTGATACAACGGACACCGATTGCTTGATGATCTACAATCTATCATTGGCAACATTCAAAGCATCAAATAAAATGATGGCTCCACTGAGATACAGTACTAATGTAGGGTTTCTCATTCTGTGTGGCACACAGGTTGAAAATACAGATTGCAATGAAAGTGAATAGCTAGATCTACACTCATAGCATGATTTCCTCATAACCTAAAACGGGCATGTTTGATCATCATGTTTCTATCCAGATGTCATCAATGATGTCATTAAAGTCCCAGGATTGGCTTATTTCAAAGGGCTTAATGTGAAGCGTTTCTTGTATTGCTAGTAAAACAATGTAAGCTTTTCTTCTCCCTTATGGGCATACAACTGGCAAAAAATCATCTCTAGCATACATGGAGGTTAATATCAAATCATATTAGTCACAtgagctgaatacaacaggtgtagacctcactgtgaaatctttacttacgagcccctaaccaacaatgcagttaaaaaaaatacagataagaataagaaatacaaGTAACAagcaattaaagagcagcagtaaaataacaatagagagAGTATATacgagggggtaccggtacagagtcagtgtgtgggggcaccggttagttgtgataatatgtacatgaaggtagagttattaaagtgacaatgcatagatgataacaacagagagtagcagcagtgtaaaagagggttgagtgtgggggggggggccaatgcaaatagtctgggtagccatttgattagatgttcaggagtcttatggcttgggggtagaagctgtttagaagcctcttggacctagacttggctctccggtaccgcttgatgtgcggtagcagagagaactagGGCGTTCCTCTGACACCGGgtgttcctctgacaccgcctggaggagaggtcctggatggcaggaagcttggccccagtgatgtactgggccgttcgcactaccccctgtagtgccttgtggtcggaggctgagcagttgccataccaggcagtgatgcaaccagtcaggatgctctcgatggtgcagctgtagaaccttttgaggatctgaggacccatgcaaaatcttttcagtctcctgagggggaataggttttgtcgtgacctcttcacgactgtcttggtgtgcttggaccatgttagtttgttggtgatgtggaaatcaaggaacttgaagctctcaacctgctccactgcagccccgtcgatggaaatgggggcgtgcttggtcctatttttcctgtagtccacaatcatctcctttgtcttgatcacgttgagggagaggttgttgacctggcaccacacggccaggtctctgacctcctccctataggctgtctcatcgttgtcggtgagcAGGCCAACCAcggttgtgtcatcggcaaacttaatgatggtgttggagtcgtgcttggccgtgcagtcatgtgcgaacagggagtacaggaggggactgagcacgtacccctgaggggccccgttttgaggatcagcgtggtggatgtgttgttacctagccttaccacctgggggcggcctgtcaggaagtccaggatccagttgcaaagggaggtgtttggtcccagggtccttagcttattgatgagctttgagggcactatggtgttgaatgctaagctgtagtcaatgaatagcattctcaaataggtgttacttttgtccaggtgggaaagggcagtgttgagtgcaatagagattgcatcatctgtggatctgttggggcggtatgcaaattggagtgggtctatggtttctgggataatggtgttgatgtgagccatgaccagcctttcaaagcacttcatggctacagatgtgagtgctacgggtcagtagtcatttaggcaggttaccttagtgttcttgggcacaggcaccaTGGTGgttctgcttaaaacatgttggtattacagactcagtcagggagaggttgaaaatgtcagtgaagacacttatcagttggtcagcgcatgctcgcagttcacgtcctggtaatccgtctggccctgcggccttgtgaatgttaacctgttcaaaggacttactcacatcggctgcggagagagtaatcacacagtcttccagaacagctggtgctctcatacatatttcagtgttatttgcctcgaagtgagcatagaagtacagttgaagtcggaagtttacatacacttaggttggagtcatttttcaacccctccacaaattatttgttaacaaactacagttttggcaagtcggataggacatctactttgtgcacgacaaaAGTTATtttaccaacaattgtttacagacagattatttcacttataattcactgtatcacaataccagtgggtcagaagtttacatacagtaagttgactgtgcctttaaacagcttggaaaattccagaaaactatgtcatggctttagaaggttttgataggctaattgacatcatttgagtcacttggaggtgtacctgtgcctcttcgcttgacttcatgggaaaatcaaaagaaatcaaccaagacctccgaaaaaatgttgtagacctccacaagtctggttcatccttgggagcaatttccaaatgcctgaaggtaccatgttcatctgtaaaaacaatagtatgcaagtataaacaccatgggaccacgcagccgtcatatcgctcaggaatgagacacgttctgtctcctagagatgaacatactttggtccgaaaagtgcaaatcaatcccaaaacaacagcaaaggaccttgtgaagatgctggaggaaacaggtacaaaagtatatatatccacagtaaaatgaatcctatatcgacataacctgaaaagccgctcagcaaggaagacgccactg is part of the Oncorhynchus masou masou isolate Uvic2021 chromosome 33, UVic_Omas_1.1, whole genome shotgun sequence genome and harbors:
- the LOC135528406 gene encoding inter-alpha-trypsin inhibitor heavy chain H6-like is translated as MNMGKVDLKILCVLFFFVISVQRGFSEEYGARLGAKEIPIQRVRRQSKPAKPLLKVTDYHVRCSVMSRYSHTTIQSSVWNQLAVTKEAAFEVDLPSAAFISNFTITSNGKVHIAQVKERSVARKIYDAAKKQGKTAGLVATKEREIEKFRMAVSVPSGSRISFSLSYEELLPRRLGRYELILGLRPGGLVTNLTLDVSIAERTGLRFVKVLPLKSSRRLSNTVTGESEAPASTEIQQNPCCARVHYNPSLQQQSSVSSKGLNADYIIQYDVELSDLMGDIQVFDGYFAHYFAPRGLPVVPKDVIFVIDVSGSMIGTKIKQTKQAMSTILGDLREGDHFNIITFSDKVLTWKKGRTVRATPNNVRDAKEFVKRIIAEGWTNINAALLSAAQLVNPSASSSSSSGGFRRVPLVIFLTDGEATIGVTSGDSILSNAKSALGSASLFGLAFGDDADFPLLRRLALDNRGMARMVYEDTDAALQLKGFYDEVASPLLSDIQLTYLDDQAFDVTRSLFPNYFQGSELVVTGKVKPGVRNLKVSLTASDSKQKVKIENDVLVSKGEENGTAYSMGCPGGMGGISSFVRRLWAYFTIKELLLAKLSSTDLVMQKLLGEKATNLSLKFNFVTPVTSLVVVKPDADEIPTTASTTTAQPATTTNTTSRATTTTTVAHTTATEIASPIPVKKPRSNEAKPDPLVTKHPPPQPPPRKDSTPPSPAKTVAPPSPKRTTKTSTSSPSPSAARTVHAPLSGKTPTPPPSSPKTAPAPPARIFSTPLANSLKTAAAPAPGKTTTTPPPNIVKTIPTTSPTTVKTTVPTTVKTTTSTTTPTSVRTDLTPALQPWKPATPLPISVRTVLPPVIIPLSSFSSENATMSATDAHPPQVTTFLYSVLSVAPTPAPQGRNTEPVSDVDQIATFVSATFAPMPGITDGPKLWEAAGLLDVSTSIQIHRKDMDRDKDYDATYDQDYDLNYDSWDESASNLSPGPTSRLSSVRVFSSSVDGDPHFMVQLPKLNQNLCFTVDGRANDVLRLLEDPERGITVDGHLMWAPSKQDVEDRSRTYFDKITISAAMGGRGGLGGIVITLSLDAVVVEGEGRDTLPTNLQGSVTRQGVAVSVDTTDDIHQSCRVELAKDICFLVLFHHYKQPSYLQMAHLGFYITDGQGLSPSTQGLLGQFQHADMSVTPVKDPSDTPPQPSKEGVLSRGLLRWGAIHVPITLQDKTLKDTVRKRHLGRCWIVPKAQVEKLLGHPYQSYLVDDM